The following are encoded in a window of Pseudalgibacter alginicilyticus genomic DNA:
- the tsaD gene encoding tRNA (adenosine(37)-N6)-threonylcarbamoyltransferase complex transferase subunit TsaD, translating to MSSQNIYILGIESSCDDTAASVIQNGKILSNVIASQKIHEEYGGVVPELASRAHQQNIVPVVTQALKKANITKDKLHAVAFTKGPGLMGSLLVGTSFAKSIAYGLNIPLIDVNHMQAHILAHFIDEEGFNKPPFPFLAMTISGGHTQIVRVDNYFNMAVIGETMDDAVGEAFDKSGKILGLGYPAGPEIDKRAKFGNPKAFKFTKPKVDGLNFSFSGLKTAILYFIQKEVKANPNFIEENLNDICASIQYTIIGILIDKLKLASKQTGIQHIAIGGGVSANSGIRQALKDGEQKFGWTTYVPKFEFTTDNAAMIAIVGYLKYLEGSFAKQNVIASARLKI from the coding sequence ATGTCTTCACAAAATATTTACATCTTAGGGATTGAATCCTCATGCGACGATACCGCTGCTTCTGTAATACAAAATGGTAAAATTTTAAGTAACGTTATTGCCAGTCAAAAAATACATGAAGAGTACGGTGGTGTGGTTCCCGAATTGGCTTCTAGAGCACATCAACAAAATATAGTTCCTGTTGTTACGCAAGCATTAAAAAAAGCCAACATAACTAAAGACAAGTTACATGCAGTAGCTTTTACAAAAGGCCCTGGCTTAATGGGGTCGCTTTTAGTAGGGACCTCTTTTGCAAAATCAATAGCCTATGGATTAAACATTCCACTTATAGATGTAAACCATATGCAAGCACATATTTTAGCACATTTTATTGACGAAGAAGGCTTTAACAAGCCGCCATTTCCATTTTTAGCAATGACTATTTCTGGAGGCCATACGCAAATAGTTAGAGTTGATAACTATTTTAATATGGCGGTTATTGGTGAAACTATGGATGATGCTGTTGGTGAAGCTTTTGATAAAAGTGGTAAAATTTTAGGATTGGGCTACCCCGCTGGTCCAGAAATTGACAAACGTGCAAAATTTGGAAACCCCAAAGCATTTAAGTTTACGAAACCCAAAGTAGATGGCTTGAATTTTAGCTTTTCAGGTTTAAAAACAGCGATTCTCTATTTTATTCAAAAAGAAGTAAAAGCAAACCCTAATTTTATAGAAGAAAACTTAAATGATATTTGTGCATCCATACAATATACTATTATTGGCATTTTGATTGATAAACTAAAATTAGCAAGCAAACAAACTGGTATACAGCATATTGCTATAGGCGGTGGTGTATCCGCTAATTCTGGCATTCGTCAAGCCTTAAAAGATGGAGAGCAAAAATTTGGTTGGACCACTTACGTACCAAAATTTGAGTTTACCACTGACAATGCAGCTATGATAGCCATTGTTGGATATTTAAAATATTTGGAAGGTTCTTTTGCCAAGCAAAATGTGATAGCTTCTGCTAGACTCAAAATTTAA
- a CDS encoding peptidylprolyl isomerase, which yields MFKNLLTILFIAITSLLTAQTSLEKELEIIETPEQIDTFLKEKNSKKNKLITFNEEKHKTTLAKALFKLSKGGVEKTETEYYKTFYKVVDKTETINYRVSYIALESSNMKDSELKNIQSTIIKKYNDGASFDFLAKQYSSDKNANRGGDSGWFTQDKNNYDFEDVVINGSHSLNEIFTYNHTATNTYFIILKTYEPKTISEIKVLKVIENKD from the coding sequence ATGTTTAAAAACCTACTTACAATTTTATTTATTGCAATTACCTCATTGTTAACTGCTCAAACTTCTTTGGAAAAAGAGTTAGAAATAATTGAAACTCCAGAGCAAATTGATACTTTTTTAAAAGAGAAAAACTCAAAAAAGAACAAATTAATTACGTTCAATGAAGAAAAGCACAAAACAACATTAGCTAAAGCGCTATTTAAACTTTCAAAAGGAGGGGTAGAAAAAACCGAAACGGAATATTACAAAACGTTTTATAAAGTGGTAGATAAAACAGAAACTATAAATTACCGTGTTAGCTACATTGCCCTTGAAAGCTCTAACATGAAAGATTCAGAATTAAAAAACATACAATCCACAATTATAAAAAAATATAATGATGGCGCGTCTTTTGATTTTTTAGCAAAACAATATTCTTCAGATAAAAATGCCAATAGAGGCGGTGATTCTGGATGGTTTACACAAGATAAAAACAATTATGATTTTGAAGACGTTGTTATCAATGGTAGTCATAGCTTAAATGAAATTTTCACATATAACCACACAGCTACAAACACCTACTTTATAATATTGAAAACTTACGAACCTAAAACTATTTCAGAAATAAAAGTCTTAAAAGTTATTGAAAACAAAGATTAA
- a CDS encoding 16S rRNA (uracil(1498)-N(3))-methyltransferase: protein MQLFYNSEISEASTQFTFDREESKHIVKVLRKKSGDSLHITNGKGWLFTAEVSVPNINKCTVNIVSKTLQPQKKYHLHLAVAPTKMNDRYEWFLEKATEIGIDSITPIICEHSERKVIKTDRFERILQSATKQSLSCYLPQLNTPVNFKEFLNQKFTGDLYIAHCEETDRKSLKKQLKPKTNITILIGPEGDFSTKEIIQATENNFIPVTLGKTRLRTETAAIVACHSVAFINE from the coding sequence ATGCAATTATTTTATAATTCAGAAATATCAGAAGCCAGTACCCAATTTACTTTTGACAGAGAAGAAAGTAAACACATTGTCAAAGTATTACGTAAAAAAAGTGGCGATTCTTTACATATTACTAACGGTAAAGGCTGGTTGTTTACCGCTGAAGTTTCTGTACCAAATATTAATAAATGCACGGTAAACATAGTTTCTAAAACGCTACAACCCCAAAAAAAATATCATTTACATTTAGCTGTGGCTCCAACAAAAATGAATGACCGTTATGAATGGTTTTTAGAAAAAGCAACTGAAATTGGTATCGATAGTATTACACCAATCATTTGCGAACATAGCGAACGTAAAGTTATTAAAACTGATCGTTTTGAGCGTATTTTACAATCTGCCACAAAGCAATCTTTAAGCTGTTATTTACCTCAATTAAATACACCTGTAAATTTCAAAGAGTTTTTAAATCAAAAATTTACAGGTGATTTATATATTGCACATTGTGAAGAAACTGATAGAAAATCACTAAAAAAACAATTAAAACCAAAAACTAATATTACTATTTTAATTGGTCCTGAAGGTGATTTTTCAACTAAAGAAATCATACAAGCCACAGAAAACAATTTTATTCCTGTAACTTTGGGTAAAACTAGATTGCGAACAGAAACAGCAGCTATTGTTGCTTGTCATTCTGTCGCATTTATAAATGAGTAA